The DNA sequence tgactttgggcaagttacttaacctccctgagcttcAGTCTGGTTATAGAAAGGGGTTAATAACATTACTTTAGAGTTGCTGTCAGAACCAGTCAAGTGTTAGGGCAATACCCTTCATGTTGTAAACTCAACTACTGGCTTCCTAACTACCAATTTGTGGTGGGAGGTATCTCTGTGCCAAGTTGCTCCCACCAAATCCAGACACGCTGGTTCTTTTCCACTAATCAACCCTaactcctcttcccacccccaccccaccccccaattctTTCCTGGTTAACTTCTCACTCTTCTGAtatcattctaatttttttttttaacgtttatttattattgagaaacagagacagagcatgagcatgggaggggcgggggaagacacagaatctgaagcaggctccaggctctgagctgttagcacaaagccggaggtggggcttgaactcacaaaccgtgagaccatgacctgagccaaagttggacgcttagccaactgagccagcaaggcgcccctctgatctcattttatttttttttaaatttttttttcaacgtttatttatttttgggacagagagagacagagcatgaacgggggaggggcagagagagagggagacacagaatcggaaacaggctccaggctctgagccatcagcccagagcctgacgcggggctcgaactcccagacccgagatcgtgacctggctgaagtcggacgctcaaccgactgagccagcaaggcgcCCCTCTGATCTCATTTTAAATGCCACTTCCTTGGAAAGCCCTCATGCCCGTCTTCTTAGAGcactctgcattttcttttcattactgtATCAGTTTCccatttcctatttattttaatgtgtttttttttgttcatcaACTGTGCACTCCACCAGGGACTCTGTCTGGCTCTCTAGTTCCTCAGTACGTACAGTGGTCTAGGATCATGGCAggcattcatcaaatatttatggcAAATAGTCCACCTCGTTCTTTGAACTGAGGTTCAGACAGGAGGAAAGCATCCTCCTCCAAATCACAGAGCGTAAGTGGCATATCTGTCCCCATGTGTCCCTATTCCCAATCCACACTCTATCCCCTGAGCCTGGTAAGAATTTTTCTAACGTGCCCCCTAATATATTTGAGTgccaaagaaaattccagaaagggGAGAGTAAAGAAGAGTGCAAAATAAGGGAACCTCTTATTTGGCTTGGCTCTTCCTCTCCCGACCTTAAGGCGCGTAGATTGTAAAGCGAGGGATTATAGCAAAAACGACATACCGGGGCAGCTACCACAACCGAACTGGCGAAGGAACAGCCACGCAAGGAGCGGGGGCgctgagaggaggaagggggtaAAGACAGAAGACAGATCCTGCGCAGGCGCAGCCGAGACATTCCGCTcttcctcccccccgcccctcccttccCGGTCCAGTCACCAGACGCCTTGTGCAGTCAGCTGACGCGGCGCTGCGATAGTCACGTGGCGGCGGGCGGGGCGCCGCCTCACAGCGCAGGCGCAGATCCTAGGCTCCTGGGTCAGCTGACCCGAGGGGGCGAGCTCGCCGATCTAGGCCGCTTACCTCGGCCTCAGAGTCGCCACCGCCATGGCCAGCCAGTCGCAGGGCATCCAGCAGCTGCTGCAGGCCGAGAAGCGGGCCGCCGAGAAGGTGTCGGAGGCCCGCAAGCGTGAGTTTCGGGGTGGGGCGGCCAGGCGTGGTGCCAGTGCACGAAACGCCGCCAGGCCGCAGGAGGTCGTAGGTAGATGAGGCCCGAAAAACTGCGGCGTAGAGGGGTGGTGACAATCGCGGGATCTTGTGTGGCTCGAAACTGTCTGGATCTGAGGCTCTGGAAGGCTTGAGGGTCGACTGGAAGCCGCGATGTGGGGTAGTAGACAGGGCGTGGAGACAATAGTAGGTGGATGACCTTGGGGTCTTGGGAGGCTTGTGAAATGGGCTTTTCAAACGGAACTCGTCTTTCTCCCTGTCACTTGCTCCTTTGGGTTGTTTTGTGTCCGTGTACAGAGCTACCGTAATCCATGCTGTTGAACACAGAGTCCTCTTTGCCACGTCTGCTTCTCTTGTTCGCCACGTTTAGACAGTAGCCAAGGTGTATACGCCTGTTTAACTTTTCCCCCATCCCCACAGCTAGCATCTTAGTCCGGGACACCAGGTTTTCTGAGGCTCTGGTACCAGCGTGCTTcgttaattcctttaaaaaaaatttttttttaatgtgattaatATGTGCCAGACGCATTACCCAGTGTACCGGTGACCGGTGTCTCCATCATCATGGTATTCAAAAGCCCCAGTGGAGGAAGCCAATGCTGGGTGGGTTAGTTGCAGATGAGATGGGGGCTAGAGTTAGAAGTGTAAGGTTGCTAAGGAACTTAACGGGTGGATCCAACCTCCTCCAAGTGCATTCTCCTTCCATCAGAGTCCTCCCTGGGGTGCGGATAGGACTTCCCCACTTCCTTTACAGTCAGTTTAGCGCCTGCAGAATAAAGAccaggttcctttttctttttttctttttctgagcaaAACAGTAGGGTTTATTGAGCAAAAGTACAAAGGTCTCAAGAGTGAGAGGGCTGGGTTGCCCAGACCAGATTCCTTAATAGGGTGTAGGCAGTGTTTTTGGATCGGGCTCTAGCTTTCTTCCCTCATCTCATTTTTGGGTTCTCTCCTCCAGCCATCCTGGGCCACTGTGATGCCTTATTTCACCTGCAAACCTCGGTACAGCTGTTTTCTCCAGTTGAAAGTGCCTTTTCCTAGTTTCCTCTCTCTTTAACACTTAGTCTTCAGATCTCAAAATTTAGGCAGcatttcttccaggaagccttccctgcttTGTCCTTCTCTCAAACCAGGCTGAGTCCTTCCTAAGACCTTATTTCTGTCATCGCGATGCGATAACAGGTTTCTTAATAGGGCTTAGTCACTAGACTAAGCTCCTGGAGTACATGGACTGTGTGTAACTTAATCGTATGTGTTCATTTTCCCATCTGGTGAGAAAGGTATCCTTATCCCTGTTATACAGATGGGTGATAGGAGGCTTATTGAAATGATTTGACCATACCGTGAGAAAAAGCATAGCGGGAGCCTAGAGGCCTCTTTTCCCATGCAAGGAGTATGACCCTTAGTAATTCTTTGGTGTTTCTCTTGTTATTAGACACTTTTATCCCATACCCAAGTAGATTTCAAGCACGGCTCTTATATTTTCTGGCTTAGAGTATTTCCTATGAAATACTCTATTTCATAGGAAAAGCTTTCTTTGAGGGAGCTGAGGATGATGGGAACAAGCCTTTTATTCTTGCGCTGGTGACTGGAAAGTTTTGTGTTCTTCATAGAATATTTCTCATCATGGCCTTGATGATAAAGTATTTCCAGAATGACTTCTCAGAGTTTGTCCTGTGGTGGCTCATTAGTAACAGAAGTTACTGTTGGGAAGTATGTGAGATTATTTGGGGGAGGTGCAGGAACAAATACTTGTAAGATGGTCAGAATAATTCTGAGTGTCTTGGATGTAGGGGTCatgttatacatttttctttatctcatcAAGCTTAGTGCAGGGTCTTGTATAGGTCATATAGCTATtacatatttactgaatgaatttgttttaaaggAGTGAGTTTATGGCGAATATACATCTCAGAATTTGCAGTAATTAGAAACAGAagtattgaggggtgcctgggtggctcagtcggttaagcgtccgacttcagctcaggtcaccatctcgcggtctgtgagttcgagccccatgtcgggctctgggctgatggctcagagcctggagcctgcttctgattctgtgtctccctctctctctgccccctcccctgttcatgctctgtctgtctctctctcaaaaataaacgttaaaaaaaaatttttttttttaaagaaacagaagtatTGACAAGAgctacaatttgaaaaaaatcactgcctTTTTTGATTTGTAATTATGGTTATCTTGCCCATTTAGGAATTGGGAAGAGGCAGTACATATGTGGCAAAGGGATCCTACttaaatttttcttgaaattGTTTCTTTGgaccataaaacttaaaaaaaaaattgtgttatgGTTTATTTCATTGACGTAGCTGTTTCAGTGATGTTTATTTCATTATGGGAGCCAATAAAATACTGGCTCCCACAAAAATAAGGTGTAAAAGAAATATGATTTCCtgttcaagtatttatttttggttttcagaCAAGCCTATCAGCATTGAACTTTGAAGATATCTGATGGGCAGGGAATGGTTTATCTTAATTCAGAGAACTTTGGGAGTTAGCAGTGACCAGGAGAGTGGTATTGTGAAATTATGTGGAGCTAGCATAATGTTTGAGTCATAAGTGTTATTTGTAGATTGTTGGTTTAGGAAAGACCTTCAGCTCTGAAGTATGGGATAAGGAGGATGGCATGTGGAGGACAGGGGTAGAAGTTAGCTCACAGGGACAGCAGTAGGCCCTAAATAATACTGGAGAAAACATACACTTACAGAAATAGGTTTGGGGTTTTTAGAGAGGTCTGTTGATTGTTTCACCAGAAACATGATGGAGTGTTGATGTGGGGTCATTATACATCGAAAATCCTGTTCTTCATCAGGAGATGGGAGGTTAAATTCACTTTCATTTGTCTACATGGCTTGAGTGGGATTTGGGAAATTGATGTACAAGAATGTCTAATAAAGCTTACTTTTAGGTGCAGGATGTCTTTTGCTCTGGATTAAATAAATGCTCAGGTTGATCATATAGCCTCAATTTGGGTTTCTGAGAAGTTTGATCAGTGAGCAGAGGATCAAAGCAGAGAATATATGCTGGCTGGTCTTGGGGTCTGTTTTCAGACAGGGTCTGATGGAATTTAAAGAATCTTTTCAGCTGTATGTTTATTCTCTAGAAACCAGAGCCCCTGTGTCTCCTCACTTCTTAGATGCTTGTGCAGTCTTACCGTCCAGTGCTTCCCATTTCAGGATACCTTCCCAGAACCACTTTGTTACTTATTTCCTTGTGCACAGGCATGGTTTTAGTTTCCAATATTACATCATCTGTCTCATTAGTTACATTTTAGGTTACTGTCTCTTGGGAGCATATTCCTCTCCTCACTCAGCTTCTAAGCAGACCTCTAGTTACAATCAACAGCATACTTAGGTGTTTACTTCTTAGGAAGAGCAAGAATTCCCCAGATGGGTAATGTCACCCATTTTATGTTGGTTCTTAACAGTGGAGATTGAGAGAATATTCTGACACATTGCAGAACTGTTTCCATCATTTTTCTGTTTGCAGTTATGGAAGACGGTCCTTTTTATCTGGTCACTTCCTAGCTAAGTACAGCTTGCAGGAGGCAGGAACCTATACTGCTACTTAGCTTTGAATTCCCCCGTGCATGTCTCTTGGGACTGTAGCATAAAACTTTTTTCCTTGTTACCTGTTAGAGTTTACTATCTCagtctctgcttcctcttctacTTGTCTTTTAACCACTTCTTGATGCagctttttcctttgaaaacaggaaagaaccGGAGGCTGAAGCAGGCCAAAGAAGAAGCTCAGGCTGAAATTGAACAGTACCGCCTGCAAAGGGAGAAGGAGTTCAAGGCCAAGGAAGCTGCGGTGGGCCTGGTTTATTTTCATTACTGCTTTAGTTTCCTGAggctttcctcttcttcccttttccccaggCTCTCAAAATATCTAGCATAGCTTGGAGATTGTGATTTCTGGCAGAAATTTGAAGGTTTGTCTTTTGGATGCTCAGGCTGAGTCTCCTCGGTGATCAGTTTTTAACTAACATCGAACCCTGGTCTTCACTTAGTCATTTCACAAATATCTGTTAAACATGTTAGCTTGTGCCAGATGCTAGGGGGTCAGCTGTGAGCAGAAGTCGACATGGTCCCTGCCTCGTGGAGCTTACCTCCTATAGTCTGATGGTCAGGGAGACTCGGCAATGAAATGCAAGTCTGGCGGAGTTCCAGCTGTGAGAGAGCCACCGTGGTCGTAAGCATACATCAGGCGGAGCCCCACCTCAGTGTCGTAGAGACACTTAGCAACAGTACAGGCCGGGCCAGGGAGCGTGAGATGCATGAAGTACTAGTACAGCAACAGATCCCAGAGGGGGGAAGGGATGAAGGAGGGctttaaggagaaaagaaactgtcAGGTAACAGAAAGCAATTCAGGCTGATTTTaaggaaaatggaatttattGGCTTGTATAATGAAAAACCCAGGCAAAAGGCTAACTTTATTTTGATCAGGAGCTTAAATGATGCTCTCAGGACTTCATTTCCGTCTGTCAACTCTGCCTTGTCTTTGTGGGCTCCATTCTCAAGTTCTGCTCTGTGGCCTGCATTGGGTGTTCCAGGCGCACACCCTCCCAGGCCTGAGGCACGTGCCTCCCTCTGAGCAGTAAGTGGCAAAAGTTCCTTTTATCTTTGCACTGGGCGGCTACAGTGCTGTTAAAACTTAAAGTGTCTCTGGCTCTCGCAGCGGGGTAGATGGGTGCTGTAAACTGTCAGACCGCCCACAGAACAGTGTGGAAATACTCTTGTCGGGGCGACCACTTCATCTTATTTTTACATCTACGCTGCAGTTACTCACAGAGCCTGGATCAGCGCTGTGGTGTAGGCATGAGCCCCGAGGTTTTCCAGCAATGTTTGTGGTAACCCCTTGGGCTTTGTGACCGCGAACCCAGACTTGGCATACAGTGTCTATTCGTAGAACAGAGGTTGTGAAGGGTCATAAGTTTGAACTCAGGaagcttgggtttgaatccttgcATGTTCACTTTGACCTCTTTGAGCCTgggtctcctcatctgtgaaaagtggaGGGATGGCTTCTGAACAGGTTTTGGAGGAATAGGTAACATGCGAGAGAATGCTTTCTCGTTAAGCACTGTAGTGTGCATACAGATAGGAAGGCCTGTAGCTGTTAACATACACGTAAAGAGGCAGAAACAGGTTACAAGATAGAAAGGATCAAATGCAAAAAAGCTTTGTCTTCAAGAACCTGACAGGTCTCATTCTAATCAAGTAGGCATACACTTGACAAAAGCCAGCCATACTGTGAAGACTGAGGATAAAGGAGATTTATCCGTCCATGTGTGTTATATTGTGACTGGAATTTGAAGGGGTAAGACACGAATATGGTAAAAAAATTCAAGCAGTAAAATAGGGCAATGGTGAAGTTAGTTTCCCTCCCACCCAGACCTGGACTCCTCCTCAGAGGCAGTCACTGTTAGTAGTTTCTTGCAAATCCTTCTAGAATATTCTGTTTGAAAGAAAAGATGTCATGTATTCATAATGCTGGTGAATCCACTGCCGAATGTAAGAACTAGAGCATTAACCAGTGTTGGTTAATGTAAATTGCGGGTTCCTCCCGAATTGCATCCTGTTGTGCcctcaggtttatttatttttttgactttttttttttaacatcacttatttctgccttttaaaaccACACAAGGATATGCATTTACCAACCACGCTGACACCATTTTAcgtcttgcttttttcttcttaaactgcATATTTGACAGTTTGTACCGTCTTGCTGTACAACGGGTCTTAAGGTTCTTTCCAGTCTTTGGTTAAGGCGGTCCATTAGACACTAGAGAGATGTGAAGGGACTGCTCTCCGGGGTAATTTCTGAGCGGTGGAAACGCTGTGCAGTTTACCTTTTGATAGATGTGTGAAGGTTGGCCACCAAGGGATTGCGTCCTTTCTTTGCTCCCACTAACTGGGAACACCACCTTCCCGCATGCCCTTCAGTCACGAGGTCACACTGCCTGTAGCTGATTCTTTGTATTCACCGATGAGACTGGGTTTCTCCAGAACTAAGGAGGTTGTGCCAACCAGAGCGTCAGCCTGACCTTCCCTGTGTGTCCTTGCCCCCCGACTCCAGGCCCTGGGATCCCACGGCAGCTGCAGCACTGAGGTGGAGAAGGAGACCCAGGAGAAGATGACCATCCTCCAGACCTACTTCCAGCAGAACAGGGATGAAGTCCTGGATAACCTCTTGGCCTTTGTCTGTGACATCCGGCCAGAAATCCACGAAAACTACCGCATAAACGGATAGGGGAGGAAGGAGCAGCTCTGCGCGCGGATTGGCATTTTTCGATGCCTTCGTGGTTATGAGGCTTCAGCAAAGCTTGAGTTACTTTCTTGTGAAAAGGCATTAAATTATTTCTGTATGTCATATAGTAGATCCCTTCACTTTTTAGAGAATAGCAGATCTAGCTTCTTTGTACAAACTTAGAGCTTatccaaagattttcttttacctcatatttcttaaaatttaaagtgtatatGTTGTCTGTTTCCTATGCCTTTTAGCTCAAGCAACATATATatcaatactttttctttcttagatgtagtaaaaaaaaaaaatgaattttttttttttttttttaaagaaagaaagggattaaatattttttttccctatagctTTCTTAAAGGTCAGGGGCTTTATCTATGAAAAAGTAGTACATAGTTATTTGTAACTTGTGTGAAGCAGCAGCCAGCCTTAAAATAGTCCTTTCTGGCTAAGGGTTAGAACAGTAAATACTAGTATAATTGTTTGGGCTGCTTTTAGTTTCTCTTAATCAAAATTACTAGCTGATAGAATTCAAAAACTTGTTACATCGTGTACTGATAATCATTTAAAAGTAAAGACTTTGTCATGcattttcccttcttctggtTCATCCTTTTTGATAATGCAAAGTACACTCTGACCCAGATGTTGTGCAGAATTTCACTTAGGAAATTAAATTAGCACATGTATCACATACCCATTTGCACGCatacttagaaaatatttgcGGTATGTATCTTAGCAGGAAGGAAATCACTTCTGATTTTACCCAACCCACTAGTTTGAAAACAGCATGTAACTAGTAAGTCTGTAGTTTGCCTTTTATCTACTGGGGGGGCCCTATTTCCTCCCTGGTGGGCTACCTGATAAGCCTAATACCTATAGGAACTTCACTCTTAGGAATTAAATGCTCTGTGGCTCTCTATTAGCAGCAAGTCTGGCTGCAAAATAATTTCTAGTAGATGAAAACAGTTGAAAGAGAGCATGATGGGATTTCCTTCCTTGTTCTGAAATAGTAGGAGGGAATTAGATGCCCtttaaagaaatcacattttCTATGACTCAGGATGGGTTGGTCTCAGGCCACGTCCGTCTccagtttctgttcttttttatagtAGAATTCCTCGGGTGAGTTTTCTATACGAGCTTTCCCAGTTTTTACTGTTCAAGCACTCCCATCAGGCTTGCCACCCCACTGAAGCTGC is a window from the Felis catus isolate Fca126 chromosome D4, F.catus_Fca126_mat1.0, whole genome shotgun sequence genome containing:
- the ATP6V1G1 gene encoding V-type proton ATPase subunit G 1 → MASQSQGIQQLLQAEKRAAEKVSEARKRKNRRLKQAKEEAQAEIEQYRLQREKEFKAKEAAALGSHGSCSTEVEKETQEKMTILQTYFQQNRDEVLDNLLAFVCDIRPEIHENYRING